A DNA window from Oscarella lobularis chromosome 8, ooOscLobu1.1, whole genome shotgun sequence contains the following coding sequences:
- the LOC136190094 gene encoding phospholipid scramblase 1-like: MAETGKSPIVLQPGVTPMPMPEGVSGCPPGLEYLTQVDQLLIQQMIELIEIVTGIEMENKYIIKNTMGQQVYFAAEQSDCYKRQCCGPARPFSMSIMDNTQREVLHMERPLRCQGFCCPCSLQLMEVKGPDNSVLGFIKEKYTCLSPTWYVNDANDVTQLLITGPCWCGLCKCFNDVEFQILSADGTSPVGKIVSQWSGCVQECATSAGNFSVSFPMDMTVQLKALLLASVFLIDYMYYEHSNNSGGAGAH, from the exons ATGGCAGAGACAGGAAAGAGTCCGATCGTGCTGCAGCCGGGCGTCACTCCGATGCCCATGCCGGAAGGAGTGAGCGGCTGCCCGCCAGGACTCGAATACCTCACTCAAGTCGATCAACTCCTCATACAGCAGATGATCGAGCTAATCGAAA TTGTGACCGGTATCGAAATGGAAAACAAGTACATCATTAAAAACACAATGGGACAGCAAGTTTACTTCGCAGCAGAAC aGAGCGATTGCTATAAGCGTCAGTGTTGCGGACCGGCTCGTCCCTTTTCCATGTCGATTATGGACAATACGCAGCGCGAAGTGTTGCACATGGAACGGCCGCTTCGTTGCCAGGGATTCTGCTGCCCGTGTTCCCTTCAACTGATGGAAGTCAAAGGACCAGACAACTCCGTTCTTGGATTCATCAAGGAGAA GTATACATGCTTGTCACCCACGTGGTATGTCAATGAtgccaatgacgtcacgcagcTGCTCATCACAGGCCCTTGCTGGTGTGGCCTTTGCAAGTGCTTCAACGATGTTGAATTTCAG attttgAGTGCTGATGGGACTTCGCCGGTTGGCAAGATTGTTTCTCAGTGGTCAGGCTGTGTTCAGGAGTGCGCGACTAGCGCTGGAAATTTCAGCGTTTCGT TTCCCATGGATATGACTGTCCAGCTGAAGGCTCTCTTGCTCGCCTCTGTGTTCCTCATT gATTACATGTACTACGAGCATAGCAACAACAGTGGCGGAGCCGGTGCGCACTGA
- the LOC136190089 gene encoding FGGY carbohydrate kinase domain-containing protein-like isoform X2, protein MSHYYVGVDVGTGSARAALVEPTGRCIHFESCVRPIKTWNDRPDHYEQSSDDIWTACCSAIQATLERARVDSSRVKGVGFTGTCSLVVLGVDGRPVSASGSGDDARNVVLWMDHRAVGEAAEINATGHDVLKYVGGIISPEMQAPKLLWLKRNLKKCWDRAGHFFDLPDFLAFRCTGNAVRSLCCVICKWNYVCDQDQSHWDDSYWKEIGLGDFPEEGYCRIGTRAVEPGTLIGHITKEAALEMGLVPGTPVGASLIDAHAGGIGVLGADVTGTNLPCEHQEMTSRLALICGTSSCHMAISTNPHFVPGVWGPYFSAMVPGLWLNEGGQSATGKLIKHIISTHPASASVQKSAENNDRSIFDELNSIVADMTSRRRLDTSVLLTYDLHVLPDFHGNRSPLADPEIKGMICGLTLSSDADDLARLYLATLQGIAHGTRHIVDALTASGHSVNTIFACGGDARNPLFLQVHADVTGLPVVLAKEQESVLIGAAILGATAAKAFPSIKVAMTSMTEVGKIIKPNQSTHKYYGQRHAVFLKMLDDQQAYRHLMNST, encoded by the exons ATGTCTCATTActacgtcggcgtcgacgtcggcacgggaagcgcgcgagcggcgctcgTCGAACCGACAGGCCGATGCATTCACTTCGAATCGTGCGTTCGACCGATTAAAACGTGGAACGATCGGCCCGATCACTACGAGCAGTCGTCGGACGACATATGGACGGCCTGTTGCAGCGCAATCCAG GCTACTCTAGAGCGGGCTCGAGTCGATTCGTCTCGCGTGAAGGGCGTCGGATTCACGGGCACTTgctcgctcgtcgttctcggAGTCGACGGGCGTCCCGTTAGCGCGAGTGGGtcgggcgacgacgcgcgcaACGTCGTTCTGTGGATGGATCATCGGGCCGTGGGAGAGGCGGCCGAAATCAATGCGACGGGACACGACGTTTTGAAATACGTCGGCGGAATCATTTCGCCCGAAATGCAAGCGCCGAAGCTGCTCTGGCTTAAGAGA aatttgaaaaaatgctgGGATCGTGCCGGACACTTTTTCGATCTGCCCGACTTCTTGGCGTTTAGGTGTACAGGGAATGCAGTGAG GTCCTTGTGTTGCGTGATTTGCAAATGGAATTACGTGTGTGACCAAG ACCAATCTCATTGGGATGATTCTTATTGGAAGGAAATCGGCTTAGGAGACTTTCCGGAGGAAGGCTATTGCAGAATAG GTACAAGGGCTGTTGAGCCAGGAACACTCATTGGTCATATAACAAAAGAAGCTGCCTTAGAAATGGGATTGGTACCTGGTACTCCAGTAGGAGCATCTCTTATTGACGCTCATGCGGGAGGAATAG GTGTATTGGGAGCTGACGTTACGGGGACGAACCTGCCTTGCGAGCATcaagaaatgacgtcgagacTCGCTCTCATATGCGGAACATCTTCCTGTCATATGGCA ATTTCTACAAATCCTCACTTTGTGCCGGGCGTCTGGGGTCCGTATTTCTCAGCGATGGTGCCCGGGTTGTGGCTCAACGAAGGCGGACAGAGTGCAACGGGAAAATTG ATCAAGCACATCATTAGCACTCACCCCGCGTCGGCATCCGTGCAGAAATCAGCGGAAAACAACGATCGGTCCATCTTCGACGAGTTGAATAGCATCGTTGCtgatatgacgtcaagacGGCGATTAGATACGAGTGTTTTACTGACGTATGACTTGCACGTTTTGCCCGACTTTCACGGCAACCGTTCGCCTCTGGCAGACCCCGAAATAAAGGGAATG ATCTGCGGTCTTACACTTTCAAGTGACGCTGATGATTTGGCTCGTCTTTACCTCGCCACTCTACAAGGAATAGCA CACGGTACACGTCACATAGTGGACGCTCTTACCGCTTCAGGCCACTCTGTCAATACCATATTCGCGTGCGGAGGCGACGCTCGCAATCCGCTTTTTCTACAGGTGCACGCTGACGTAACAG GGTTGCCAGTTGTTCTGGCCAAAGAGCAGGAGTCTGTTCTAATTGGAGCAGCAATTCTAGGTGCTACAGCAGCCAAAGCCTTTCCCAGCATAAAA GTTGCAATGACCAGTATGACCGAAGTCGGTAAAATTATAAAGCCAAATCAGAGCACACACAA gTACTACGGTCAACGGCACGCGGTGTTTCTCAAGATGCTAGACGATCAGCAAGCTTACAGGCATTTAATGAACTCTACGTGA
- the LOC136190090 gene encoding uncharacterized protein codes for MFFWGLFLLLVTAKRSSCAGEKGEISISKNRTLTCFFPENCKNDSCVSNSQPLACETCAKGFYRLGSVCQECGAIPWATLVLVFAIGCIAFTGIRGGYPLPVAIKVKMLVDFLQILLLSLSLRTAWRQGGATLWLLDKTTFAFLNAQMANLECYISSLSTYYVDWLSSAVPFLFVITIILMADCALGRTHRRFPQNYKLLRRRSTFRRFLVHFLLIVYAPLTSLAVRSYACEENVNITNFWISELYNDSNEVENRWAYDQSISCNEAPFQAVTFSSALFLIFLSLLFPIVLLFFTIRLFKLKRLSQKRALYGAVYECYRPTWCFTEGIILFRKLILIGLTDLYPITPLVQLSISLVLSFAYFLMVVLGRPYRKGYWKVKKARMDVHNSFEVLSSAAVFVIHSSTFLLFYGIIEEAIDWMTFLTIAFTLIIWGVIHLGQVVFEEIPVERIEQRREEPRPPDAADAERSDDRWAFLKTKKDGVTASELQHRELVMAEF; via the exons ATGTTCTTCTGGGGtttgtttcttctgctcGTCACGGCCAAAAGGTCGTCGTGCGCCGGCGAAAAGGGAGAAATAAGCATATCGAAGA ATCGAACGCTAACTTGCTTCTTTCCTGAAAACTGCAAGAACGATTCTTGCGTATCCAACAGTCAGCCACTTGCTTGCGAAACGTGCGCAAAAG GATTCTATCGGCTCGGCAGCGTTTGCCAAGAATGCGGCGCAATACCTTGGGCGACTCTCGTACTCGTCTTCGCGATCGGCTGCATCGCATTCACGGGCATACGAGGCGGCTATCCCCTTCCCGTCGCCATCAAA GTGAAAATGCTGGTCGATTTTTTGCAAATACTTCTTCTGTCGCTGAGCTTGCGTACGGCGTGGCGACAGGGCGGCGCGACGCTGTGGTTGCTGGACAAGACGACTTTTGCGTTTCTCAACGCGCAGATGGCAAATTTAG AATGCTATATTAGCAGTCTATCGACTTACTACGTCGACTGGCTATCTTCGGCTGTTCCATTCCTATTTGTTATCACAATTATTCTTATGGCAGATTGCGCTCTT GGGAGAACTCATCGACGGTTTCCCCAAAATTATAAGCTTTTGAGACGGAGGAGTACGTTTCGGAGATTTCTCGTTCACTTTCTACTCATCGTTTATGCTCCCCTGACGAGCTTAGCCGTTCGCTCCTACGCttgtgaagaaaacgttaaCATA ACGAATTTCTGGATTTCTGAACTTTACAATGACAGCAATGAAGTTGAGAATAGATGGGCCTATGATCAGAGTATCAGCTGCAATGAGGCGCCGTTTCAAGCGGTCACCTTTTCATCGGCTCTCTTTCTCATATTTTTGTCGTTGCTATTTCCTATCGTTCTTCTATTTTTCACAATTCGGCTATTCAAGTTAAAACGGCTGAGCCAGAAGAGGGCTTTGTATGG GGCTGTTTATGAATGTTACAGACCCACGTGGTGTTTTACAGAAGGCATCATTCTTTTTCGTAAACTCATACTCATTGGTTTGACTGATCTATATCCTATTAC ACCACTAGTTCAACTTTCTATCTCACTGGTGCTCAGTTTTGCTTATTTTTTAATGGTTGTGCTAGGAAGACCGTATAG GAAGGGATACTGGAAGgtgaaaaaggcgagaaTGGATGTTCACAACAGTTTCGAG gttctttcttcagctgcTGTGTTTGTCATACACAGCAGcacatttcttcttttctatggCATCATTGAAGAGGCCATAGATTGGATGACCTTTTTGACAATCGCCTTCACCCTCATCATTTGGGGTGTCATCCACTTGGGACAAGTCGTCTTTGAAGAGATCCCGGTAGAACGGATAGAACAACGTCGCGAAGAACCGCGCCCGCCGGatgccgccgacgccgaaagATCAGACGATCGGTGGGCCTTTCTCAAGACCAAGAAAGACGGAGTGACGGCGTCTGAATTGCAACACCGCGAACTCGTCATGGCAGAATTCTAA
- the LOC136190085 gene encoding receptor-type tyrosine-protein phosphatase alpha-like translates to MKWWFWSFFFFAAPAWAQDVNLMATSPDATLSNSFRIPSISRQPISDTSIFYDGDDQTCLVDGMGSNFTLRGNQQMNIRLPSGCPNVTTVILRGEFYGSASTIKVYVDTCTRNRDYFVGAPRTCLNATCFEKHSLFRANDNDGAFARFVVIIWKYNADTPPMRPLKLCEIYISSRLINESAPTSAPTTEALTTVVSTTVNPTTVVSTTQLLTSVPTVVPTAQDVNLLNTSVILAVYWRNRFRIPSESVQRIGDPSIFSDGDDQTCFVDGMGSNFTLGGHQQLTVAFADCTNITTVIIRGEFYGNASTIEVHVYTCTGNRNYFVGALRTCLNATCFEKHSSFRANDDDGAFVRDVVINFQYKSHTPPTRPLKMCEVYISSRLINESAPTSAPTTEALTTVVSTTVNPTTVVPTTDEMTTSAITTDEVTTVVSTTTNPTTDEVLTTAPLTPSNIGTVGVSTTASSPTTPSNSNSSATTAIPRTAGATSSVVQATSAGVSTTSTVVSNASTVSTSAGVSTTSTVVSNASTASATSASVVPNSTATGPTVSTSTGVVSNASSSAASTASVSSTSASVSTGGRGVSATAGATTDSISTTALPTTSLRTTARIPAASTAHPTTVPSSSFSATSTVAGAANSSSSNVSNTTGVNSTVDAAAAGGGVPIRISVGIPVGIIVALLLVSIPVIFIVLKRINRKKNLVHSEAEAEIHNDENEATQATTSPQLQSRPSTPEADNTTQPVPHYDTSVKLAVFPDHVSNLQSLGGTGLASEFQSLQVVGKTKRMTVGKSSVNSSKNQNGTIIPYDDNRVILRDLYGITKTKTDYINASFIDGFQSPKRYIACQDPTAGTCSDVWRMVWSESVAAIVMLSDGTCEEYWNDTGVKTYDGLSVKVDKIRHAANYTVRSMELYLGDTKRSVKHYHFKSWPDKETPELMLLLLGMLYDVRREVGSGRLAVHCSTGAGRTGTFLAILSMMDRVDAGDDIDVQGYTREMRTKRMEMVQTLDQYQFVYAAVLDYVRCCSTEISLREFSEEAAKYRRNTALMPFSLKRKHELLKSVSPKFDKSKCSSAFAPSLEVVKKRNKSLKSVPLDSNRVLLRPLRDPTYPSFGGADEADYINASYIDGYDKKKKFIVTQHPMEMTKIEFWRMIVQEDVATIINLTETKEEKPYWPDTEKVNETDLTSGYYVRGMKVKGKNKSQRVNQFHYYDWPDKDFPRKPKDVIAMMREVDTWQKENNCPPIVVHCSTGSGRSGAFCTAWNVVDQMENEKVVDILHAAKLVESQRPGILSRLESFQSIWLILVGYNISQELSN, encoded by the exons ATGAAGTGGTGGTTTTggagttttttcttctttgctgctCCAGCTTGGGCGCAGG ACGTAAATCTAATGGCCACTTCTCCTGATGCGACGTTGTCCAATTCGTTTCGCATTCCATCTATATCACGCCAGCCCATCAGCGacacgtcaattttttatgaTGGAGACGACCAAACGTGTTTAGTCGACGGCATGGGATCGAATTTCACTCTTCGCGGAAACCAACAAATGAACATACGGCTTCCTTCTGGATGCCCAAACGTGACAACGGTCATCCTTCGAGGAGAATTTTATGGCAGTGCTTCTACAATTAAAGTGTACGTTGACACCTGCACTAGAAATAGAGACTATTTTGTCGGTGCTCCGCGCACGTGCCTCAATGCAACGTGCTTTGAAAAACACAGTTTATTCCGTGCTAATGACAACGATGGAGCCTTTGCAAGGTTCGTCGTTATCATTTGGAAATATAACGCAGACACGCCTCCAATGAGGCCCCTTAAACTATGCGAAATATACATAAGCTCACGGCTAATCAATGAAA GTGCTCCTACTTCTGCTCCTACAACTGAAGCTTTGACGACAGTTGTTAGCACGACTGTCAATCCCACAACTGTTGTTAGCACGACTCAACTTTTGACTTCTGTTCCGACTGTCGTCCCTACAGCACAAG ACGTAAATCTACTGAACACTTCGGTCATTTTGGCGGTGTACTGGAGGAATAGGTTTCGCATTCCATCTGAGAGTGTCCAGCGTATTGGTGACccgtcaattttttctgatGGAGACGACCAAACGTGTTTCGTCGACGGTATGGGATCGAATTTCACTCTTGGCGGACACCAACAACTAACCGTAGCCTTTGCTGATTGCACAAACATTACAACGGTCATCATTCGAGGAGAATTTTATGGCAATGCTTCTACAATTGAAGTGCACGTTTACACCTGCACTGGAAATAGAAACTATTTTGTGGGTGCTCTGCGCACGTGCCTCAATGCAACGTGCTTTGAAAAACACAGTTCATTCCGTGCTAATGACGATGATGGAGCCTTTGTAAGGGACGTCGTTATCAATTTTCAATATAAGTCACACACGCCTCCAACGAGACCCCTGAAAATGTGCGAAGTATACATAAGCTCACGGCTAATCAATGAAA GTGCTCCTACTTCTGCTCCTACAACTGAAGCTTTGACGACAGTTGTTAGCACGACTGTCAATCCCACAACTGTTGTTCCAACGACTGATGAAATGACAACTTCTGCCATAACGACTGATGAAGTGACTACAGTTGTTAGCACGACTACCAATCCTACAACTGATGAAGTATTGACTACGGCCCCTTTAACGCCTTCTAATATTGGAACTGTTGGCGTTTCGACTACAGCTTCGAGCCCTACTACTCCTTCCAATTCCAATTCGTCTGCAACTACTGCTATACCTAGAACTGCAGGCGCTACTTCTTCCGTCGTTCAAGCAACTTCTGCTGGTGTTTCAACTACTTCTACGGTTGTTTCCAACGCTTCAACTGTTTCTACGAGTGCTGGTGTTTCAACTACTTCTACGGTTGTTTCCAACGCTTCGACTGCGAGTGCTACTTCGGCTTCTGTCGTTCCTAATAGCACAGCCACTGGTCCTACGGTTTCTACTTCGActggcgtcgtttcgaatgcATCTTCATCTGCTGCTTCCACCGCTTCAGTCTCCTCCACATCTGCTTCCGTTTCTACTGGTGGAAGAGGTGTTTCAGCTACAGCTGGTGCTACGACCGATTCTATTTCAACTACTGCGCTTCCTACCACGTCTCTTCGCACCACTGCTCGTATTCCTGCCGCGTCAACCGCTCATCCTACTACtgttccttcttcttctttttctgctaCAAGTACCGTAGCTGGAGCAGctaattcttcttcttctaacgTTTCCAATACAACCGGCGTTAATTCTACTGTGGATGCTGCCGCGGCTGGTGGTGGTGTTCCTATCAGAATTTCAGTTGGCATTCCAGTGGGCATCATTGTGGCACTCCTTCTTGTGTCAATTCCCGTGATTTTCATTGTACTGAAACGAATAAACAG GAAAAAGAATTTAGTTCATTCGGAAGCGGAAGCGGAAATTCACaatgacgaaaacgaggctACGCAGGCGACAACTTCGCCTCAATTGCAATCAAGACCATCTACACCAGAAGCCGACAATACGACTCAGCCCGTTCCTCATTATGATACTTCTGTCAAACTGGCAGTATTTCCGGACCATGTTTCAAACCTTCAGAGTCTCGGAGGGACGGGATTGGCCAGCGAGTTTCAG tcaTTACAAGTTGTcggaaaaacgaagcgaatgACTGTCGGAAAGTCCAGTGTCAATTCTTCCAAGAATCAAAATGGAACCATCATTCCAT ATGATGATAACAGAGTCATTCTGCGAGATCTCTATGGCATAACCAAGACAAAAACGGACTACATCAATGCTTCATTTATTGAC GGTTTTCAAAGTCCCAAGCGGTATATTGCCTGCCAAG ATCCCACAGCAGGAACGTGCTCGGACGTTTGGCGAATGGTTTGGTCGGAATCGGTGGCCGCAATTGTCATGCTTTCAGACGGCACGTGCGAAGAGTACTGGAACGATACAGGAGTCAAGACGTATGACGGTCTCAGCGTGAAAGTTGACAAGATTCGTCATGCGGCCAATTACACGGTTAGAAGCATGGAACTGTATTTG GGAGATACGAAGCGATCCGTAAAACACTATCACTTCAAATCGTGGCCGGACAAAGAAACGCCCGAATTAATGCTATTGCTACTCGGAATGCTGTATGATGTTCGAAGAGAAGTCGGATCTGGCCGACTGGCAGTGCACTGCAG CACTGGTGCTGGTCGAACAGGAACGTTCCTTGCAATACTGTCTATGATGGATAGAGTGGACGCTGGTGACGATATTGACGTTCAAGGCTATACCAGAGAGATGAGAACGAAACGAATGGAGATGGTGCAGACCTTG GATCAGTATCAGTTTGTCTACGCCGCTGTACTTGACTACGTTCGATGTTGCTCTACTGAAATTAGTCTTAGAGAGTTCAGTGAGGAAGCTGCTAAATATCGTCGAAACACGGCCCTAATGCCTTTTAgcctaaaacgaaaacaCGAA TTGCTGAAAAGTGTCTCTCCAAAATTTGACAAGTCTAAATGTTCTTCCGCTTTTGCGCCTTCTCTTGAAGtagtgaagaagaggaacaagAGCCTCAAAAGCGTACCGC TCGATTCTAATCGAGTTCTTTTGCGCCCGTTGAGAGATCCCACCTATCCGTCGTTTGGGGGTGCCGACGAGGCTGACTACATCAATGCAAGCTATATTGAC GGATATgataaaaagaagaagttcATAGTGACCCAGCATCCGATggaaatgacgaaaattgaattctGGAGAATGATTGTTCAAGAGGATGTGGCGACTATCATTAATCTCACCGAGACGAAGGAGGAGAAACCG TATTGGCCTGACACGGAGAAGGTAAATGAGACTGATTTGACTTCCGGATACTACGTGAGGGGAATGAAAGTTAAGGGG AAAAACAAGTCCCAAAGAGTTAACCAATTTCATTACTACGATTGGCCTGATAAAGATTTTCCACGAAAGCCCAAGGATGTGATTGCCATGATGAGAGAAGTGGACACATGGCAAAAAGAGAACAACTGTCCTCCTATTGTTGTTCACTGCAG TACTGGCTCTGGACGATCGGGAGCATTTTGCACGGCTTGGAATGTCGTAGATCAAATGGAAAACGAGAAAGTGGTGGACATTCTTCACGCTGCCAAACTCGTGGAAAGTCAGAGACCAGGAATTCTTTCAAGACTA GAATCGTTTCAGTCAATTTGGTTGATCCTAGTTGGGTACAATATCTCGCAGGAATTGTCTAACTGA
- the LOC136190091 gene encoding uncharacterized protein produces MGRKSSGGVKGKVKTFLHKVKDSSTSSTSSTSSTSSTSSSDSESEKEIAMKSKQKQVVQPPLVSAKKKPVAPPQPKKVIPQRQQSQGRKQQVQQQQQWKKPVTTPQVLENFQPRPPKKKMGKGPTKTSHVHIRFDQSDSDEEQGQQVSPPKKGKRQRAHTVGGPTDVLVCKSRIYQNRSRTLTGGDRVEKNEKTGMAGSKDYGQFEALVGPPRVGDTIAFKMLELSSDYSPTITSYRAGKVLSFDAESSEVQIKWETETLEELKALRRLGGKFEFGAENEEEEKETAQEEITDEMVLKFTDLLEPKLIRKS; encoded by the exons ATGGGAAGAAAATCTAGCGGTGGGGTCAAGGGCAAGGTCAAGACCTTTTTGCATAAAGTTAaggattcgtcgacgtcatcaacgtcatcgacgtcatcgacgtcatcaacgtcatcgtcggacTCGGAaagtgagaaagaaattgctaTGAAGTCAAAACAAAAGCAGGTCGTTCAACCACCTTTGGTgtcagcgaaaaagaaacccGTGGCTCCGCCACAGCCAAAGAAGGTTATACCACAGAGACAACAGTCTCAGGGGCGAAAGCAACAggtgcagcagcagcagcagtggAAGAAGCCAGTCACCACTCCTCAAGTACTTGAGAATTTTCAGCCACGACctccaaagaaaaagatggGAAAGGGACCAACTAAGACCTCTCACGTGCATATTCGATTCGATCAAAGTGATAGTGACGAGGAACAGGGGCAGCAAGTAAGTCCTCCAAAGAAGGGCAAGAGGCAAAGAGCGCATACTGTGGGAGGACCAACAGATGTACTCGTTTGTAAGAGTCGGATTTATCAGAATCGTAGCAGAACGCTTACAGGAGGAGACAGGGTAGAGAAAAATGAGAAGACTGGGATGGCTGGATCAAAAGATTATGGTCAATTTGAGGCCTTAGTTGGGCCTCCTAGAGTGGGAGATACTATTGCATTTAAG ATGCTTGAACTGTCTTCTGATTATTCACCAACTATTACTTCCTATAGG GCGGGAAAAGTGTTGTCATTTGATGCAGAGTCAAGTGAAGTTCAAATAAAGTGGGAGACTGAAACTCTTGAAGAATTGAAAG CATTGAGGAGACTGGGaggaaaatttgaatttggtgctgaaaatgaagaggaagaaaaagagacagCTCAAGAGGAAATAACTGATGAG ATGGTTTTAAAATTTACTGACCTTCTTGAACCGAAACTAATTCGAAAATCATAG
- the LOC136190089 gene encoding FGGY carbohydrate kinase domain-containing protein-like isoform X1 — MSHYYVGVDVGTGSARAALVEPTGRCIHFESCVRPIKTWNDRPDHYEQSSDDIWTACCSAIQATLERARVDSSRVKGVGFTGTCSLVVLGVDGRPVSASGSGDDARNVVLWMDHRAVGEAAEINATGHDVLKYVGGIISPEMQAPKLLWLKRNLKKCWDRAGHFFDLPDFLAFRCTGNAVRSLCCVICKWNYVCDQGTDNLFVVVVALRVLPLDQSHWDDSYWKEIGLGDFPEEGYCRIGTRAVEPGTLIGHITKEAALEMGLVPGTPVGASLIDAHAGGIGVLGADVTGTNLPCEHQEMTSRLALICGTSSCHMAISTNPHFVPGVWGPYFSAMVPGLWLNEGGQSATGKLIKHIISTHPASASVQKSAENNDRSIFDELNSIVADMTSRRRLDTSVLLTYDLHVLPDFHGNRSPLADPEIKGMICGLTLSSDADDLARLYLATLQGIAHGTRHIVDALTASGHSVNTIFACGGDARNPLFLQVHADVTGLPVVLAKEQESVLIGAAILGATAAKAFPSIKVAMTSMTEVGKIIKPNQSTHKYYGQRHAVFLKMLDDQQAYRHLMNST, encoded by the exons ATGTCTCATTActacgtcggcgtcgacgtcggcacgggaagcgcgcgagcggcgctcgTCGAACCGACAGGCCGATGCATTCACTTCGAATCGTGCGTTCGACCGATTAAAACGTGGAACGATCGGCCCGATCACTACGAGCAGTCGTCGGACGACATATGGACGGCCTGTTGCAGCGCAATCCAG GCTACTCTAGAGCGGGCTCGAGTCGATTCGTCTCGCGTGAAGGGCGTCGGATTCACGGGCACTTgctcgctcgtcgttctcggAGTCGACGGGCGTCCCGTTAGCGCGAGTGGGtcgggcgacgacgcgcgcaACGTCGTTCTGTGGATGGATCATCGGGCCGTGGGAGAGGCGGCCGAAATCAATGCGACGGGACACGACGTTTTGAAATACGTCGGCGGAATCATTTCGCCCGAAATGCAAGCGCCGAAGCTGCTCTGGCTTAAGAGA aatttgaaaaaatgctgGGATCGTGCCGGACACTTTTTCGATCTGCCCGACTTCTTGGCGTTTAGGTGTACAGGGAATGCAGTGAG GTCCTTGTGTTGCGTGATTTGCAAATGGAATTACGTGTGTGACCAAGGTACTGATAacctgttcgtcgtcgtggtaGCGTTACGAGTACTGCCCTTAGACCAATCTCATTGGGATGATTCTTATTGGAAGGAAATCGGCTTAGGAGACTTTCCGGAGGAAGGCTATTGCAGAATAG GTACAAGGGCTGTTGAGCCAGGAACACTCATTGGTCATATAACAAAAGAAGCTGCCTTAGAAATGGGATTGGTACCTGGTACTCCAGTAGGAGCATCTCTTATTGACGCTCATGCGGGAGGAATAG GTGTATTGGGAGCTGACGTTACGGGGACGAACCTGCCTTGCGAGCATcaagaaatgacgtcgagacTCGCTCTCATATGCGGAACATCTTCCTGTCATATGGCA ATTTCTACAAATCCTCACTTTGTGCCGGGCGTCTGGGGTCCGTATTTCTCAGCGATGGTGCCCGGGTTGTGGCTCAACGAAGGCGGACAGAGTGCAACGGGAAAATTG ATCAAGCACATCATTAGCACTCACCCCGCGTCGGCATCCGTGCAGAAATCAGCGGAAAACAACGATCGGTCCATCTTCGACGAGTTGAATAGCATCGTTGCtgatatgacgtcaagacGGCGATTAGATACGAGTGTTTTACTGACGTATGACTTGCACGTTTTGCCCGACTTTCACGGCAACCGTTCGCCTCTGGCAGACCCCGAAATAAAGGGAATG ATCTGCGGTCTTACACTTTCAAGTGACGCTGATGATTTGGCTCGTCTTTACCTCGCCACTCTACAAGGAATAGCA CACGGTACACGTCACATAGTGGACGCTCTTACCGCTTCAGGCCACTCTGTCAATACCATATTCGCGTGCGGAGGCGACGCTCGCAATCCGCTTTTTCTACAGGTGCACGCTGACGTAACAG GGTTGCCAGTTGTTCTGGCCAAAGAGCAGGAGTCTGTTCTAATTGGAGCAGCAATTCTAGGTGCTACAGCAGCCAAAGCCTTTCCCAGCATAAAA GTTGCAATGACCAGTATGACCGAAGTCGGTAAAATTATAAAGCCAAATCAGAGCACACACAA gTACTACGGTCAACGGCACGCGGTGTTTCTCAAGATGCTAGACGATCAGCAAGCTTACAGGCATTTAATGAACTCTACGTGA